A stretch of Synechococcus sp. WH 8020 DNA encodes these proteins:
- a CDS encoding alpha-ketoglutarate-dependent dioxygenase AlkB family protein, whose protein sequence is MSWNHRVGWLEPQASAYWFGLCQKQIVWEQPLVRVYGKYHRVPRLSAFLADASVSYRYSGVIHQGQGWPDWFAPLLKQVNESCSAQFNGCLFHLYRDGDDRMGWHADDEPEIDARCPIASLSFGATRALQFRHRQSRSREELALADGDLLVMEPDCQRLWMHALPVRKKVRTARLNLTFRVFLPMSSAAKPKLAP, encoded by the coding sequence ATGAGCTGGAACCATCGTGTGGGCTGGCTTGAACCGCAGGCGTCTGCTTACTGGTTTGGCCTTTGTCAAAAACAGATTGTCTGGGAGCAGCCCCTAGTTCGGGTCTACGGCAAATATCACCGTGTGCCGAGATTGTCCGCTTTTCTCGCCGATGCTTCGGTGTCTTACCGCTATAGCGGTGTGATTCATCAAGGCCAGGGCTGGCCTGACTGGTTTGCACCCTTGCTAAAGCAGGTGAATGAGAGTTGCTCTGCCCAATTCAATGGTTGTCTGTTCCATCTCTATCGGGATGGAGATGACCGCATGGGCTGGCATGCCGATGACGAACCGGAGATTGATGCCAGATGTCCAATCGCGTCCCTTTCTTTTGGTGCCACCAGGGCGTTGCAGTTTCGTCATCGCCAGAGTCGCAGTCGAGAGGAACTCGCACTTGCTGATGGCGACCTGCTGGTGATGGAACCTGACTGCCAACGGTTATGGATGCACGCTCTTCCGGTCCGCAAGAAGGTACGCACGGCAAGGTTGAACCTCACCTTCCGAGTCTTTCTCCCAATGTCTTCAGCAGCAAAGCCCAAATTGGCACCGTGA
- a CDS encoding AEC family transporter has protein sequence MLRLLVELIPGLLGGYLLGRFKPGWVKPLATPLVRYGVPISLMGLLLKGGLNSSLLSTAATAAAAIMGMLLVLRRWRRESDQRLSPTLQLGSCVGNTAYFGIPVALALLPPEALSVSIGYDFGATLLSWGLGPIWLAGSGQEAHPHRWRVLIHHLSSSPASRGLLGALLVMATPWQTTITTALWMPSRVVIVLALIVVGMRLAGLSEERSEATHNTAAPSAASKALNAALGCKLLLFPALVLGLSLVLPLGAFARQALVLQAAAPTAISVLLMAETEEADSSAAAQLIWRSTLLAIVTVPIWALLLKTLGERLGR, from the coding sequence ATGCTTCGCCTCCTGGTTGAACTCATTCCAGGCCTTCTTGGCGGATATCTGCTGGGACGCTTCAAACCAGGGTGGGTCAAGCCCCTAGCAACGCCGCTCGTGCGCTATGGCGTTCCGATCAGCCTGATGGGATTGCTGTTGAAAGGTGGATTAAACAGCTCACTCCTCAGCACGGCGGCCACAGCCGCGGCCGCCATCATGGGCATGCTGCTCGTGCTTAGACGTTGGCGCCGAGAGAGCGATCAGCGGCTGTCGCCGACGCTGCAACTGGGGAGTTGTGTCGGCAACACGGCTTATTTCGGAATTCCGGTGGCTCTGGCCTTGCTTCCCCCGGAAGCCCTATCGGTGAGCATCGGTTACGACTTCGGTGCAACCCTCCTGTCTTGGGGGCTAGGCCCGATCTGGCTGGCTGGATCAGGTCAGGAGGCTCATCCGCACCGTTGGCGTGTGTTGATCCACCACCTCAGTTCAAGTCCTGCGTCACGAGGACTACTGGGCGCCTTGCTTGTGATGGCTACGCCATGGCAAACAACGATTACGACCGCACTCTGGATGCCTTCAAGGGTTGTGATCGTGTTGGCCTTGATCGTTGTAGGCATGCGACTTGCCGGCCTTTCAGAGGAAAGATCCGAAGCAACTCACAACACAGCAGCGCCGAGCGCGGCCAGCAAAGCATTGAATGCTGCTCTGGGGTGCAAACTTTTGCTGTTTCCTGCACTCGTCTTGGGACTCAGCCTGGTCCTTCCTCTCGGTGCTTTCGCGCGGCAGGCCCTTGTCCTACAAGCTGCAGCCCCCACAGCCATTTCGGTGCTCCTCATGGCAGAAACCGAGGAGGCAGACAGCTCGGCAGCCGCTCAACTTATTTGGCGCAGCACCCTCCTAGCGATCGTCACGGTGCCAATTTGGGCTTTGCTGCTGAAGACATTGGGAGAAAGACTCGGAAGGTGA